Part of the Microcebus murinus isolate Inina chromosome 19, M.murinus_Inina_mat1.0, whole genome shotgun sequence genome, GGTTAATGTCCTGTCTTTGATTCTCAGAATTCTGCAAGGTCAGTGTGACCATCCTGTCCTAACTTTAAGGGAACAGATGCtcccagaggaagagagaatcctccagggccacacagcttgCAGGAGGCAGAGCCGAAGTCGATCCCAGCTCCCCCTGCGCACCCCTCCCgcccctctgcttccctcctggACAAAGGGTCTTGTCCTGTCTGTAGGAGCCGCCCCTGTGCACGGACATCTCTGGGAGATGCGGATTCCTGAGTCCTCAGGGAACGCACAGGGCTTGCAGACAGAAACAATGTTACCTTTATAAGGCACTTAGATGTGGCTATAAGATTTGTCTTAATTCACAGATAATACCAAATTTTAAGTGCAATATGACATAAAGAATAATTTGTATGTAGAAAAATGAGATAGGAATCTAAATAATGAAGTTGAAACAATGTGTTTTGATTTCAGGTGTACAAGTCCCAGGAAGATGATCAGAGGAGGCACCGTTGTCACAGCTACACAGACCACAGGAGAACCAACTTATGTGACTGTAAATTCAAGGCCTTTGTTTGGAATTGGTCCTGTAGGTAGTAACTTTTACTCTTCACTTTTGTCACCTCCAGTGTATATTTCCTATTACAAATTGGTGCCCTCCGAGAATTCAGAATACTTGTCAAGAGCACCACTGGAGGCCTTCTGCATGGCACAGTTACCAGTGACATGGGACAGTGATGTGTCACAGAATTTGCTACATGGAAGAACACTCAAAATTGAACAGAGCACACAGGATAAAGTGGAGGGATGAGTGctcacatttttcatttctgagcaTTACAGCAGATTGTCTAAACAGTTAATCCCCTAACCCAAAGCAGGAAAGCAgtaaaataacaacagcaacaataaaaaccaCGTTTCAGGGACCCAGCAACATTGTAAGCAAGGGGATCAGTCAGGGGCCCACTGTGCCATGAGACTTAAAGCCCTGGAGTTAGGTGGCATTCTCCTTGTGTTTTCTCCAGAAACACAGCAGTGAACACCGTTCAGCACCCAGTCCTTGGCCTGTGTGCGTTTAAAGCTTCCGGAAGAGTCACCAAAGGATGAGGGGAATGGAGAAGCCTGTAGGTCCCTGGGGAAGGTTTCCATTTTTGGCAagtaaaggcaaagaaaagatgTCACAGACACTTGTGACACAAGAGATGAGGCCACAAGAAGGTGCTGTAGGTAAAGAAAACAGTTTCCTGAGATAGTTACAGTGAAGATGACCACAGCACTTACCTTTTGCTTCTGTGTGTTTGTGGCCGGGATCCCACTGCTGGTCGGCCTGGGCACAGACTGAGGTCCCAAATCCACTAAAGGACAGAGAAGGGATGAGGGCTCATTTTGACTTTCTTGTTTGGGGCAGACTGAGAGGACTGTCTGTCCTGAACCTGGGTCCCTCACCGCAGGCACAGGGTTTACCAGATGCCTCAGTGACCCTGAGCCCCTGGCCCTCATGCTTGAGGAGGACACCACAGAGCCCGGGTCCAGGTGTTTCCTTACATCAACCAGCTGGGGACAGGTCAGGGCTCCAACTAGCTGGAAATCAGCATAAAATTGATAGCTTCCCGATGCATATCAGGGGACATCGTTTACAATTCAAGcacacatgaaaaattaaaataagaacagCCTTGGATGGGAAGAACATTAGTAAACCCTACACATGGACAGCATTGGGTCCTTTTCCTCATACtgtgagacatttttaaaaatctcttgatCTATATTTAATCTGTCTCCCAAATATCTccagatattataaatatttatgtccaGGAATGGACAATATCATAGtaatgagaaaaggaagagctACAGGAACTGACCATAAAGTTTTGGGGTTATATCTACAAGGTCAGAGGAatgaaattacataaatatttaatttactaatAGAGTTCTACAGTTcacaataaacaatgaaaaaagtacaaaaagaataTAGGAAGctctaaaaataccaaataaatgtctcttgtcttttttttttgagacagagtcttactctttgcctggggtagagtgccatggtgtcagcctagctcacagcaacctcaaactcctggactcaaggaatcctcctgcctcagcctcccagagtgctaagaatGTCTCTTGTCTTAAAGCGGATCTCATCGTACAGTGATCTCATACAGCGGATCTCATCATACGGATCTCATTATCCAgaaagacacagcaagaaagtgTCCTGTGTCATCAGCACCTACAGCCCCCATTCCAGAATGTTGCATGTTTCATCTttctcaaataaaaggaaaatgaagctgTCCACACAGactggaggagggaggcagagctggcccACTTCCCTTCTAGGCTGTGTCTTCAGTCGGGAGTAACCACGAGCTCAGTGTGGGTGGGGGTGTCCAAAGTCACTGGACAGGCCAGAGCTCCACCAGTGGCAGGGGACCCACCCAAGTGCCACCTGCCTCAGGCACCTGACCAAAAGTGTCCCGCCACCCTGAGAGACTCCCATTCCCTTTAGTAACAACTCGGGGCTGTTTCCAGGGCACGGAACAGTTGCCCCAGAAGGAGCAGCAGAGCGTGTGGCTCGTGCAGCACAAGCTGAGCTGCCGCCTCCGCCGCGAGCCCCCACCTGTGCGTGGAGGGCTCTGCGTGTCCGGCGACCTTCGTGCAGCTGTCTCCATCCTGTATGCCCCTTGCGGCTTCTGACTCCGTATAATTTCCAAtctcaaaaatacagaaagaatgtACTTGAATAAGAGCTAGAACACTCAGTGCTTAAACGCCCAcagtttcatcttttttttttttttttctctaaaggcCCTGTAGAGTATACAGTTTCATCTTAAAACAGCAAAAGTATCCTTAAAAATGTCCCTCACGCTCACTCACCTGCACCTCAAGCGGGCAGCCTCCTGGGTCTCTTCCACTTTCTCCCTCAACAAAGCTTGAGTTTTCAGCTGTGGGAGAAAAACGCTTCTGCGTCCTGCTCTGGCAGACTATGCACAAAACCAAGGAAGGGAAAAAATCTTACCCGGTACTCTTGAGCTGCCAGTTCACAAGTGGTGATCTGAAAAGCCAACACAGAGAAACCGTGTGTTTGCGGTGTCTTGGGCCATTCAATCACCGTGTTGGGTGCGGAAGGATCCTGCCACCGTCAGGCAGAACACACGTTACCTGGAGTCTGTGGTTGAGCTCTGCCAGGTGCTGCTGTTTTTTCAGCTCTTCAATGATTTTTCTATGAGTAGATTTGGTTTCATCAGGTAAAGCACAATACTGAGTATGATTTTAAACAATCTGCCCATGTTCCCATTACCCTCACCTCTGTGTCCTTACACAATTTATCCATACACGGAAAACACCTTTCACGTGACCCTAGAAGTACAGTAGGATCAAAACTGTTGCTGTATAGATTCCTTATCAATTATTTAATGCCAGCCAGGTTCTGAATTGACATAATTTCCTTCCCCATTCTCAGTGTTTCCTTAATTTATCCTTCACTGAGTATCTTTTATCATAAAGCTCTATGCTCCTCATACTAATGTCCTTACCATATTTCACAGGGCAGTGGCGACTGGGTTTATGAAGTGGCACAATCATTTTGATGGATGTGGTTCATCCTATAGCTGAAAGCTTTCCTAAGGATTATGACAATTTTCATCATCCCTAGAAATGTTTGTGCCAATCAAGTTTTCACTCCCTCTGGCCAGCAGTAGGGATCAGGAAATGTCTAGTAACTCAACATGTTAGGTTACTTGTAAAACTTTAAGGTGCTTTGTTTTGCTTAGTGAActctctatgtatatatcttctgaccatttatttatatttttgtaatgagTCTAAACATTGcacaacacttaaaaaaattccaatagtAGTTTGCTGAGAGGCTAGTATTCACTCTCTGAACTCACTTGTAGGTCTCTATTTCTTCTGCAGCCCAGTTCAAGTTTTTCTCCGCCTGTGACAACTGTCTCTTTCTTTGTGCCTGCTGAAGTTTTTTTATTCTCAGTTTCCTGAGATGGGAGAGAAATGCATGTTATCCAGTAGCCCATATGGAATTCTGCCTTTCTCCAGTCCCAGCATGTGAAGGCTGGGACTCAAAGGTTCCCTGCCACCTTCCCTAAATGTAAAGACTGACAATCACAGCCAGAGGGAGAACTGAAGCTTCCCACTGAGGGGCAAAGGGAAATCAAGCTCTGGCCCTCTGGCAAGTCCGTTCCGATTCTGAGCTCCTACTAGTCTTACCTGTCTACCCTTATTCATTAGTAAAAAGTCAAGGAATATCAAAAGCACCTGTGACATGCACAATGTACCCTTCTGGGGTCAGTCTCTTGCTTGAGACAGTGAGATTTCATTTCATTGTCATGTGGAGCCAGCCCTGACCAACTCATCACAACTAGACACATCAGGGTGGAGCTGGGCATCGGTAGTTGTCTGAGCCCTCCCATGGGGAGACCTGATTCTCAgtcagaggctgagccaggaccCAGACAGTCAGCCTCAGAGAGATCCCTGCAGGACACGGAGTCATCAGTCCTGCAGTTCACTATGGGACATTTCTCTGATTCAGGATTGGAACTCTTATCACCTACTTCTAGGGTCCTGGTTGAGGGAAAAGACCAGTCTTAGTGCCGGCTACATATACTGAACCAAAAATGATCTGAAAGTCTCCATCGTCAGGTGTTAACCTCCTTTAAAGAATTTACAAGTGGAAAGCCATTCGGCTTGGTGTTCATTAGCACAAGGTTGAGTTCATATAAAGTGGAGGCAGAAAAGGGCAACGACCTCAAAGCTAGACTTGCTGTGTTGCTCTCAGACTGCTTCATTCATGATTCTGCTCCAAAGGATGTCATTTGATAGTTACTTTAATAAAGAGGATGCATAAAACGGAAAGAACTCTAGGGAACAGGGCCAAAAGCATTAGGAGAGAAAGTTCATGCATTTGTTTTTGGCCACCCAGGAAATGCCTCAGCAAGTGCTTTCTGagtggctggaatgcagtgggtGCAGTGCAAGGTGCTGTAGACACAAAGGGGAGCAGGGCGCTGTCCCCACCCTAAAGGAGCTCACCGCTTTATGCAAAGGAGCAGCAGTGAGGACATGGCTGCCCCTGCTGTGGACGTGGGAAGAAATAACAGAGGACCTGAGTGTTGAGGGAAGGTGAAGAAGGATTCTGCTGTGGAATATGGATGAGTAAATCTGCAGCCCCTGACCTCCTCTGAGAGCAGAAGGAAACACAGGGCTCAATGCGTCAGATTTGATGAAATGCATGAATCATTATACATGGCTGTAAAGAAATGTGAGGCAAAGAGAGACAAGGAGGCCTAAGGTCAGCCTGGCATTTGGGGCCAATTTCCACTAGTTTCATCAATGGCTCCAAGAAGAGACCTCTGAGATGCAAAGAACCTGAGCACcttccacacacatgcacaggtgTAGAAGGAAACAGTGGAGTTCAGagtctgataaaaaaaaaaaagtgactgcCCACTAAAGTCACTTTGTCTTTGGTTGTGATCCAAGAAGAGCTGTGCACTAGGAGTGAAGGTGGACAGAAAACACAGTGGCCTTTGTTGAGACTGAGTCAGCAGTGAGTGACCTCATTGCTGGCTGGGTTAAATGGACCCAGTGCTGCCAGTGATCCTGACAACCTGCTGGAGGTAAACCCTCATTGTCTCTGCAGCAGGATAACATTGTACTAGGTCTCAATTtatgtctaaatattttctaCCCAGTGTCTTCCATTTCGTAAAAACTGAGCATACATATCACAGGAGAATCCAATGGGATATGAGGGAaacctaaaatattatataaatggatcCAGATATTCAAGTTAAACAATGTTGGTCTCACTACCCCCTCAAGTCCCAAGTAAATAACAAAgagtaaggaaaagaaagaaacggAGATTACAGAAATCAAGGCAGGGTTGACAAGCACAATTCTTTGCCTAATGAATTAGCCACAAATATTGCAAAGCCCATCCTAAAGGAAACCACAGTTGTCTACACAGATCCACACATTGTTCACACCACAAACGATTGGTATCAATGAGCACAGGAACATCTTACTCTGCTACTGCAGCTGCTCTGCGTCGAAACATTTCGTAACGGTTGTCCACTTCCATCTGCAGCATTCtgattttattctccttttctcctttcctatttCCCAATTCTGAACAGTTCTTTTGCAACTTCATAATAATTTCTGGGAAGGAGAAGACaggtttctttgtgtgtgtgcaggaggACCTGAAAACTcggttggggtgggggaaggaggtgaGAATCCTGCAGGCAGGAAGCCCTTCTTCACCGTCCAGGGAAAACTCATTTCCACTCTCTGGGGACTTCCTCCCCACAAGTAGCATACCTTCCAGGCGACACTTACTGGACCTTTGGGCTCTCAGATTTGAGTCTTCCAGTTTGTCCTTTACATCTCCTGACTTTAAGACAGATTTGAGAAAAGTGGTTTAAGAAGTAATGATTGCACAACAACGTGAGCacacttaacactactgaactgtgcACTTGAATGTGGTTAAGATGGTGATTACCATGTGATCAATATTTTACGAcagtgaaatttttttaaattagaaaatgacaTAATTATGTTTAGTTCTCCGAATTATGTAATCTGTGGGTGAATGTTTTTGTCACCTGCTCCCCTTGCCATTTAGCTGTACATTTTcctgctgtccctgcctcctccagaTTGCAATTTCCCTTCCCTGACACCAGCTTCATTAAGGGTGATTTGAACATAACACAAAACACTCTCACTAATGACTTAACTCCCAAATGCAAACTACTCTCACTAGTGACTTAACTCCCAAATGCAAACCACTCTCACTAGTGACTTAACTCCCAAGAATGAAAATTCCATGTCAATGTGATATGATTATGACCTTTTAAGAcctgaaaaatttgtttttcatcaaAGCTAaggcatattttataaatgaaacattaaaaaaatctaccaCAAATTCCCACTGAAAATACTTTCTTCAGCACTAAGAGAAATAGGGACTGTTCAATTTGGCTAGATGTCTTCCTTCATGTGTCATGTATTTTCTCAGTTGAGGGAGTGCTAAATCATGTAATAATTACCcaggctataaaaataaaatactggtcCTGTGTATATAAAAAGTTGTTGTGGTGTCAGTACATTAATTCCAGATCATTGTTTAGAAAAGGGTTCAGCCTCCAGACACTGCCACTTTTACTATGGTGAACAGCAGGAGAAAATGTAGAGCTCTGTTCACTCAAGGGACAAAAAGGCTCAAAGGCACAATAATGGTCACATTTAACAGCCAAGTTCTTACCAAGTTCAGATTTTTGACATTCTGACCTCCCTCAATTTAAGCCACTTGTCATCACCTCCCCCAGAGCTCAAAGGATCTTTGTCCCAGGCCAATTGTTTCTTGTTTGGGCTCATTCATTTCCCTGGAAAAGCATTTGCCCACCCTGTAAATGCCTAGATCTCCATCTTCCTCTCCCTTATGAAGATGCTGCTCTTTAAGCTTTAACCATCTGAcccttctttgagtctcatattttgCATGGCACCCATGTTTATGCATGTTATTAagtttatatgctttttttctcctgtgaAGCTGTCTATTGTTAGCACATTTCAGCAGTGGACCTTCAGAAAGCACAGACGTTTTTCCCTTCCTGCCTAcactaacattaaaaatatgaaaagtttagAAAGAATTCCATACTTAAGTGGTGATAGTTCCAGAACCATCTTTGAGAAAGAGCACAAAGgtaaataacttatttttgcTCCCAAATGTTTGTATTCTAGTAAATGAACATCaaccatataatttttataatggaaatgggagatattttataatttttatgctaATGAGTCATTTGgccaattttttgtgtgtgtcggAAACCTAGTATCACTAAAGAAGTCTTGAACTAGggattgttttaaaagaaaaggcagaatcTTTGCACTAAAATATGCCTCTTGTATGTACCACAAGGTCCCTTAGAAATCTTACACAGAGTTGGATGTTTGCAGAATAGATCAGCAATTCAGACAAGTCAGGTCTTACGACTTTCCTAACCACTGAAACAAGGATTTTTCAAGTCATAAATAGAGTGGGATATAGCTAGAGAAAATGCATAAGCAACAACAGAAATGACAGCTAACATTTCCAGAAAGAGCAAAATGTGCTTCCCAAACACAGAGGTATCATCACAGAGACACACCGCAACAAAATCCAGCCAGGACCCCATTTTAACACCATGTAAAGACACGTTTTCTTCACCTCTAAACATATTTCcccttttgaaagaaataaatggtgaTCAGGTGTGAGGCCAAGATATTGCAATATCCTTGAAGCACCGAAGCCACTTCTAATAATATCGTTAAGGGAAAATGCATCCAAGAGGGCAAACAAGAAATCATGGGTATTCTTTTCCCTTCACACCTAGCTCAAGATACAGTGAACTTCCCTGCCTTGTGTCACCTGGTTACCCTGGTAGGGGCAAGTGGGAAAGCAATGGGCTCGCCAATTACTTaacatttagttcttttttttcaattatttttatttttagtttcaaaacattaaggagtgcaaatgttttagattacatggatcacttttgtaatgcttgagtccttgCTGtaggtgtacccatcacccacaTAGTGTTCATAGTACACATTAGGTAGAATTTtgcccttcctctccttccccctctgccctgattgatttccactgagttttacttccctgtgtgcacatgtgtgctcatcagttagttccattttaatagtgagtacctgtggctgtaatttatacattttttaaaaaaagaatatttagttattttttaaaaaaacatttataattgtaGTTTCCTCATGAGAATATATATTTGTCTTACTCGATAAGTTCTTCACTAAAAAGACAATTTTACAAggttaatttccattttaaacttCCATTTACGTGCATGTAATctgaaaggaaacataaaaagcTGGACTCCTGACTTCTTGTCCCACTGTTATGGCACTTGGGAGCTATCACTCCTGCCCATATAACAAGACAAAAGATGAACAAATTGAAAACTGAAACCTCCTCTTAGATCTCTCCAAGTGCTGATACCACAGAGCAAACTGTTGCCTGGAGGACTGGAGTGACAGACAGGCAGATACACAGTCGTCACAGCCAAAGCAGAAGCCCAAGGTCAGAATTCCCAAGAGAACTGGTACCCCGGGGTAGGAAACTTGTAATGAAACCAATGGATTCCGGGACTCTCAGTGAGGACAGCCATGACATGACATTAAGCAGTTCCAGTGGTGCCCAGTAACACTTGTGTGAGTTTCATCACCAGGTGTCCTAACAGGTTCTTACAGTCAATATTGAGGGAAAAAATCCCCTCATGCTTTTGGCAGAGGGAGGTGACGAGCGgccattttgaaataaacaatgaGTGTTCTATTCTCCTGAAAACACCTGTCCTCAAGAGAAACTAGTTCACCAGAACCCAACTGGGTTTTGCCAGACACTAAGTCACCTGGGTGAAGAGAAGTACCCAACTCcagctccttctcttcttcttttcctatttaaGAGGGAAACACACTGAGCAGCACTGGTGAAGTGACAATCCAGGCGCACAGGCTCCCTGAGGACTGAGACATAATCATGGGACTATCCAACTCTTCCTGATCCTCCACACCTGGCCACCATAACGCTAGGGCTTCCATGTAGTACCTGGAGGAGACAGCTGAAGTATCATGTGTTAGACATTATGTAACAAGAGATATTCAGGATAGCTATAAGATAACAGGGAGACCAAAATAAGGACAGAGGAAATTTTAGCTTCTGCCACTTGCAGCTCTAGTAAACAGTACTCACAGCCTAACCTCTGGTCAGCTAAACCTCACACCATGTTCCTGTGCCCTTAGTTTCTTTTATCCAGAACATGTCTAGctttaaataacaaattattaatacaagacattcaaaaagacaaaaagaaaagcacagtTTTATTAGAGAAAGCAAGAGTTAACATTACACTCAGATACAGGAAAAATATAGGAATTATCAGCCTGAAAATTTAAAACCACTATGATTAATACGGTAATGGCTCCAATGGAAAAACTGCACAGTGTACAAGAACAGATGCCAATGCAGGCAGAGAGATGGGAATTCTAAGAATCCAGGGGAAATGCTCAAAATACAAATACCATAAAAGAAATGGGGAATGCCTTTGATGGGTTCATCAACAGACTTAACACAGCTAAAGAGAGAATCATTGAGCTTGAGGAAATGTGAGTAGAAacttcaaaaagtaaaatggaaagagaaaaaagatgaagCTCAGAAAATCTAACACCTATGGAAAGAGTGCAAAAGGTATAACCTATACATAATCAGGATAAcacaaggagaagaaaggaagataaaaaaatattgaaagcaataTTGACTGACAATTTTTCAAAGTTAATAATGCAATACCAAATGATAGTTACAAGGAGCTCAGAGCAGGATAAAAAAATCCTCCATCCAGATAAGACATATACCAGCTAAAGTACATGatacaaagataaagaaaaaatcttggaAGAAACTATAAAGGCAAATAAAACTTCCTTACCTTCAGAGTAACAAGTGTGAGAATGACATCAGACTTCTCTTTAGAAACCACACAATCaggaagtgaaataaaataaagtgttaaaagaaaagcACTACCAAACTTGAAAAATTATCATTCaaaattgaaggaaataaaagactttcTGACATAAACATGAATTTAGGGAACTTGTCTCCAGGAGACCTGGCTAgcaaaaactgttaaaaaagggtcttcagagagacagaaaataatttagttcAGCAATGTGGATCTACATAGTAAAGAGAACACcattagagaaggaataaatgaagataaaagttttcttattcttaattgatctaagaGCACAgtgtttgttcaaaataataataggagagagaggaaaaaatacaatagcaacaatgtatttgGTAATTATATTTATGGATAGATAAGTTGGTGGCAAGATTATAAGGAATGGGCAAAGGTTGAAAATAGCCTGTTACAAGATCCACTTCCTCAGAAGTGGTGTAGTGGTATTTGAAAgagaacatggatcactttcaacatcTATTCCAAACTCAAGCACAAcatctacaaaaagtaaaagaataaaaaagtataaaaattataattcatatgCGAAGAGAAGAAATCCTACAAAATTCTCCATTAAAACCagagaaatgaacaaacaaaaaatagaggacaaaagaaaggaaacaagtaaatagaaaacagtaacaaatatgaGAGATATCACTCCAACCATATCAGTAATCACTTTAAACATAAATGATCTAAAATATACCAACTCAAAGGCAGTGACTGAGAGAGTGGATAATAAAATATAACCCAACGATGTCATTTCTACAAGAAATCCatttaaatacaaagacacaCATACATTATATGTACGGGGTGCTGAGAAATATCCAATATGCCAGCGCTCATCAAATGAAAGCTGGAGCAGCTATTTTAATTCCACACAAAACACATTCCAGAGCAAGGAAAGGTATCCGGGGTCCAAAGGGGCATTACAGTAATGATGAAGGGGTCAGTTCTCCAAGAACA contains:
- the LOC142862372 gene encoding transport and Golgi organization protein 1 homolog yields the protein MEMKKLIFWPLLLTAVCNLSAKTVHILPDDFQHGPDFLEIVWKCLFVTSFVGSATFDIFFRRTIRASGDVKDKLEDSNLRAQRSKIIMKLQKNCSELGNRKGEKENKIRMLQMEVDNRYEMFRRRAAAVAE